From Lactobacillus sp. PV012:
AAAAAGCTCTGATAGATTAAGGTCTATCTAGAGCTTTTTTTTCACAAAAAGCTTAAAATATAGATAGAAAAATTTTAGGAGGAATTGATTATGGCATTAACTGATACTTTAATGGAAGATATGAAAACTGCAATGAAAAATAGGGATAAAGAGGCTTTAACTACCATTCGTTCAATTAAGGCTGCCCTAATGAATTATAAGATTAAAGTGAATCATGATTTAACTGCTGAAGATGAATTAAGTGTTTTATCGAGTGCAATGAAGCAACGCAAAGAATCTTTAGAAGAGTTTGAAAAAGCTGGGCGTAAAGATTTAGTTAAGCAAACCAAAGATGAAATAAAAATTTTAGAAAAATATATGCCAAAACAAATGACTCCTGAGGAATTAGAAGCAACTGTGGCAGAAGTAATTACTGAAGTTGGGGCAACTTCGAAAAAAGATTTTGGTAAGGTAATGCAAGCTTTAATGCCAAAGATCAAAGGTAAGGCTGATGGTAGTCAAGCTTCTGCAGTTGTTGGTAAAAAACTCAATTAGTGTAAAAAGGAAGGATTTTTAGTGGAACAAGCTTTATTAGAAGGAACATTTACACCTACCCAACCAGATAATATTATGAATTTAGTTGGAATTAATGATGGTAACTTACGGTTAATTGAAGAATCCTATGATGTAACTATTAATGATACAGGTAGTGCAATTGAAGTTAAGGGCCCAAATGATGTAGTTAAAAAGGTGATGGCAATCTTAACTGCTTTAGATAAAGTCGTAACTAAAGGTGTTTCGATTACTGCGACAGATGTAGTAAGTGCAGTAAAGATGGCTGATAAAGGAACTTTAGAATTTTTTGGTGAACTATACAACAAAGTTTTGATTAAAGATGCCAAAGGCCGACCAGTACGAGTTAAAAATATGGGTCAAAAACGTTATATTGAAGCTATCAAAAAACATGATGTTGTTTTTGGAATTGGACCTGCTGGGACTGGAAAAACATTTTTAGCAGTAGTAATGGCAATTAGCGCTTTTAAAAAGGGAGAAGTTTCTCGAATAATTCTTACGCGTCCCGCAGTTGAAGCAGGAGAATCACTAGGATTTTTACCAGGTGATTTAAAAGAAAAAGTTGATCCATATTTACGCCCAATTTATGATTCACTTTTTGCAATTTTAGGCGTAGAAACTACTAATCGGTTAATGGATCGCGGCTTAATTGAAGTTGCTCCGTTAGCATATATGCGTGGTAGAACCTTGGATGATGCTTTTGTAATTATAGATGAAGCTCAAAATACTACTCAAGCGCAGATGAAAATGTTTTTGACCCGTCTAGGGTTTAATTCAAAAATGGTGGTTAATGGAGATCAAACTCAAATTGACTTACCTGGAAAAGCTAAGAGTGGATTACTCCAAGCAGAGCACATTTTGGCTAATATTGAACAAGTTAAATTTATTAACTTCACTTTCAATGATGTAGTTCGTCACCCAGTAGTAGCTAAGATTGTTAAAGCTTACGATGAAAATGGAGAGACTAAATAATGGATAATTTAGATATTTCCTTTAATGATGAAGTAGGATTCTTAAAAACAAGAAATAGAGATTGGAAAGAATGGATTGCGAAACTTTTGTATTCAGCTAAAGCCGCAATTGGAAAAGAAAATCCTCAAGAAATAAGTATTAATTTTGTAAATAGTGAAAGAATCCATGAAATTAATAAAAAATATCGAGGTAAGGATCGTCCAACAGATGTAATTTCTTTTGCAATTGAAGATGACGATGAAATGCAAATAATGAACCAATTTTTAAGCGAAGATCCAAATTTTGTTGAAGATATTGGCGACTTATTTATTTGTCCAGAAGTAGTTGAAAAACAAAGCATTGACTATGAAACTGGGTTTGATCGTGAAATTGGCTATACTCTTGTACATGGTTATCTTCACTTGAATGGATATGATCATATTGAAGATCAAGAAGCAGAAGAAATGTTTTCCATTCAAGGAAAAGTTTTAAAAGATTATGGCTTACCCCTTTATCCAAATCAAGAAACTCATGGAAAGCAGATCCATTGATAAAGCGTATTTTTTAAAATGTGGTTTTTCCATTGAAAATCAAAGAAAGAAGAATAGAAATGGTAGAAAAAAATAATTTTAAATCTGGCTTTGCCGCATTAATTGGCCGTCCCAATGTTGGGAAGTCTACATTATTAAACTATCTTGTAGGACAAAAAGTAGCAATTATGTCCCCTCAACCACAAACAACTCGCAATAAGATTTCAGGAGTTTATACTGATGAAAATGAACAAATTATTTTTATAGATACTCCAGGAATTCACAAACCTAAAAATAAATTAGATGATTTCATGGACAAATCAAGCTATTCAACACTAGATGAAGTTGATGTGGTTTTATTTATGGTGGAACCTGAACCCGCAGGTAAGGGAGACCAATATATTGCTGAAATGCTAACTAAGGTTAAAAAACCAGTTATTTTAGTGATTAATAAGATTGATACGGTTCATCCTGATAA
This genomic window contains:
- a CDS encoding GatB/YqeY domain-containing protein; translation: MALTDTLMEDMKTAMKNRDKEALTTIRSIKAALMNYKIKVNHDLTAEDELSVLSSAMKQRKESLEEFEKAGRKDLVKQTKDEIKILEKYMPKQMTPEELEATVAEVITEVGATSKKDFGKVMQALMPKIKGKADGSQASAVVGKKLN
- a CDS encoding PhoH family protein; this encodes MNLVGINDGNLRLIEESYDVTINDTGSAIEVKGPNDVVKKVMAILTALDKVVTKGVSITATDVVSAVKMADKGTLEFFGELYNKVLIKDAKGRPVRVKNMGQKRYIEAIKKHDVVFGIGPAGTGKTFLAVVMAISAFKKGEVSRIILTRPAVEAGESLGFLPGDLKEKVDPYLRPIYDSLFAILGVETTNRLMDRGLIEVAPLAYMRGRTLDDAFVIIDEAQNTTQAQMKMFLTRLGFNSKMVVNGDQTQIDLPGKAKSGLLQAEHILANIEQVKFINFTFNDVVRHPVVAKIVKAYDENGETK
- the ybeY gene encoding rRNA maturation RNase YbeY, whose protein sequence is MDNLDISFNDEVGFLKTRNRDWKEWIAKLLYSAKAAIGKENPQEISINFVNSERIHEINKKYRGKDRPTDVISFAIEDDDEMQIMNQFLSEDPNFVEDIGDLFICPEVVEKQSIDYETGFDREIGYTLVHGYLHLNGYDHIEDQEAEEMFSIQGKVLKDYGLPLYPNQETHGKQIH